The Oxyura jamaicensis isolate SHBP4307 breed ruddy duck chromosome 24, BPBGC_Ojam_1.0, whole genome shotgun sequence genome contains a region encoding:
- the LOC118178055 gene encoding transmembrane protein 45B-like has protein sequence MTSSFLGSALRGTFFLVFGLWWSVRYPLKYLRRKVNAENQPSYGAQRAEVFEGAVKAFFALAGILVEQFVPSGPHMMLYSPKTHSWTDLTHWHYTTMYLFFLLSGIVDIVSHSPLKLPLGLDRLSLSVALFMEGLLFCFHDYSDAALDQHLHSLLATAIFAGALCALLEVFLRDHIILEALRTSIFLLQGSWLWQIGFVLTPPWGGPGWDQTDRSNITFLTMCFCWHYAGALAVLAANAAASRCCNESCQLKFGDIDVELDCGMCIRKSKGSSGALLPESGLDEK, from the exons ATGACATCGAGTTTCCTCGGCAGTGCCCTCCGGGGCACCTTCTTCCTCGTTTTTGGCCTCTGGTGGTCTGTGCGATACCCCCTGAAGTATCTCAGACGGAAAGTGAATGCCGAGAACCAGCCAAGCTATGGAGCCCAGCGCGCAGAAGTCTTCGAAGGGGCGGTCAAGGCTTTCTTTGCTCTGGCAG GGATACTggtggagcagtttgttccctCTGGTCCCCACATGATGCTGTACAGCCCCAAGACACACAGCTGGACAGACCTCACCCACTGGCACTACACCACCATGtacctcttcttcctcctctctggcATCGTGGACATCGTCTCGCACTCACCGCTGAAGCTGCCGCTTGGCTTAGATCGGCTCTCGCTCTCTGTGGCTCTGTTCATGGAAG GtttgctcttctgtttccatgacTACAGCGATGCTGCGCTGGACCAGCACCTCCACTCCCTGCTGGCCACGGCTATCTTTGCTGGAGCCCTCTGTGCCCTCCTGGAGGTGTTCCTCCGAGACCACATCATCCTGGAGGCCCTCAGGACCAGCATCTTccttctgcagggctcctgGCTCTGGCAG ATCGGGTTTGTGCTGACCCCTCCGTGGGGAGGACCAGGCTGGGATCAGACCGACCGCAGCAACATCACGTTCCTCACCATGTGCTTCTGCTGGCACTACGCGGGTGCCCTCGCCGTCCTGGCAGCCAATGCGGCCGCATCTCGCTG ctgcaacGAGTCCTGCCAGCTGAAATTTGGGGACATCGATGTGGAGCTGGACTGCGGCATGTGCATCCGCAAAAGCAAGGGCTCCAGCGGCGCCCTGCTGCCGGAGAGCGGCTTGGATGAGAAGTGA